The following proteins are co-located in the Penaeus vannamei isolate JL-2024 chromosome 34, ASM4276789v1, whole genome shotgun sequence genome:
- the LOC113828604 gene encoding uncharacterized protein: MANPRHEAVKNDLLEAVKSRESGAYLDEIDSFLKQKKKYCADDVNLAHQILDVCLVSDIFEKELDDVNGRLKEKYTLSNEGAELRVKTKKKTTVKKGKAKRYKKVPADKE, translated from the coding sequence ATGGCTAACCCACGCCACGAAGCCGTCAAGAACGACCTGCTGGAGGCCGTCAAGAGCCGCGAGAGTGGCGCCTACCTGGACGAGATCGACTCCTTCCTCAAGCAAAAGAAGAAGTACTGCGCCGACGACGTCAACCTCGCCCACCAGATCCTCGACGTGTGTCTGGTCAGCGACATCTTCGAGAAGGAGCTGGACGACGTGAACGGCCGCCTCAAGGAGAAGTACACGCTGAGCAACGAGGGCGCCGAGCTCAGGgtcaagacgaagaagaagacgacggtgaagaaggggaaggcgaagCGCTACAAGAAAGTTCCGGCCGACAAGGAGTAG